The following is a genomic window from Benincasa hispida cultivar B227 chromosome 7, ASM972705v1, whole genome shotgun sequence.
ttgttttctcTTAAATTTGATACTAAAATTCCTAATCTTTTAGAATTAAGGGTATGTTTGGatagatttgagaaaaaaatattttttaaaatggtcattttaatttaaaaatttttgacaaaaattattgaaaatactcttcaaaagctattttgagtggttatcaaacactccaattttttctaaaatgacttatttttttaatcaatgatATAGTGAACACATAAATGTTAAGGGCATGTTTTgtcttttcaagtgtttaattttgaatataagtcatttataaaaaaaaattgaaatatttagcAACATATCAAAATAACATgttgaaatattttcaaaatgtatttaaaatagtttttatcaaaatagtttaaataaaaatgactttttttgaAAAGATACCTTTTTCTCTAGTCAATTCAAATTGCCCTGAAGTCACAATAATCTAAAGGATGGTCCAATGATGACGACGTTGTTGTTATAACATGACATATGTTGAAATATCTCAAGAGAGAAACCCTCTATGTATAAGTAACAAAGTGGCAAAGCTAGCTTGTATGTTCAATAAAAACACATTACCTTTTTTACACTTGAACTATAGCAACTTATATTTCAAACTAAGACAATGTCTCTCCAAAGAAAATTGGAAGGTGATATAGAAATTGAGGCTTCAGCTTCAAAATTTCATGAATTGCTTCACAAGAGACTACACCATGTTCCCAAAGCTTCTGGAGACAAAGTACAAAGCTGTGAGTTGCATGAGGGTGATTGGGGAAAAGTTGGTTCAATCGTCTATTGGAACTACTTTCTTGGTgtgttttcttaatttttaatttaaattatagcatgcataTGATATTAATTACGAGTTTTTTCTTTCCAAACATTGAAGTTCGTGTCTATTTGATTCATCGAGTTTTAAAAGTGTCATAATTATTtagtcttttaaaattattttcttacaAATTCTTTGTcctaatcttcatctttgctAATCCTAACTAGCATtttaattcttagtcaaatttcacaGAATAAAGACACTTTTAAAACCTTACTTTTTTCGGTTTTCAAACTTATAACCTTGgttcttaaaaataatatttttttttttgaaaaaaagataacaaaacaagaaaatcaaTAGGTAGAAGTGATGTatattaatcttaatttttaaatagtgaaaaaacaaaaatcaaataattaacgaagtttaaactttcatttttgTCTCTAGATAGGTTTTTGAATTGTTAGTTTTATATCTAATGGGTTTTCTAActccatattttaaaaatgaattgatagatataaatttaatttttgtttaatgaaaccccaaaattataatttttgtgTATCGTTGGATCTGTGAGTTTTAGAAATATCAAATAGATAAAAAGACTTAATAAACACATCATAAAATTTAGGATCAATTGGACACAAAAAAGACTTGTTAAACAGTTTTAAAAATTCATGGACGAAACAGATACAGACATATGTTTAGAGTTTATGGTTTAAGGTTACATCAAACTTCATCAACTAAACTCTAGAAAGTTAAGTACCATTAATTTATGTATGTTAATTGTAGATGGAAAGGCTAAAGTGGGAAAGCATGTCATTGAAGCTATAGATGAGGAAAAGAATTTGATGAAGTTCAAAGAGATAGAAGGAGACCTTTTAAAGATTTACAAAAGCTTCAATTATACCATCCAAGCTATTCCAAAAGGTAAGGGAAGTGTGGTTCACTGGACAATGGAATATGAGAAACTTCATGAAAACATTCCTGATTCACATTCCTTGCTAGAGCTTTGTCTTGCCATTGCCAAAGACATTAGTGACCATATTCAGAAAGgcaattaaatatatgaagtatGAACACAACTTCTACTATATGCTATGTATTAATGTACGCCAACTATATAAGGTTATAATAAATGCTTGCATGCATATACAGCCTATTTGAAATAACTTATATTCTTATTTGAGATGTGGCTCAGTTTAATTTACGGTGCTCTTGTTCTATTTTATGACACGAGAATAAAATTgcaaaagttatttttgaatcaaaatttaaaaactccATCGATAATATTCATCtttctttagttttcaaatGTAATGAATTATGAGAATTTGAATGAATAATCAATGAGATTGTTGTTTCCATTCCTTTATAGAAAACATGACCTTACAAGTGAGATCAATAAAAGTCCTTGAGATTTTAGAATACTTTCGAAATGTCGCCCGTCTTTATATGGAAAGGTACTCTTGAAAACATTCAACGATACCAATAGAGACAAATATATGTCGTAGTCACTCGAAAGTTTCTTAGTCTTGGTTAAATTGTATATTAGATCATTGGTAGAAAGTTAAATTTTAGGtctatacttttaaaagttagaatttagtcctaTTAAATAGATAAAACATCGTTAATAGtctctatagtttgataaaatcaTCACAAATAGTTCCTACTATAAGGGACTGTTAgagatgatgccctaaatctcgtgctcttgtagtttgtaattgtattgtacaaaaatttttatttgtctaataaaataaatatatatttttgacatttagttctattaacccacaaaccaaataaactaagatccaatgttATTTTCTATTACTTAatatgtatatggagacatataggtagatcatatttaagtgataacctaaacggtctgtagtagatagataagattgggtaacttatcctggtgacactacgaatacgacccactttatagttgcaacattttgatcattcatgtggagtatgtgagcaggggtattcaatacaaagaatttgtatgagattagaccacgaaatgaatagtctctatataacaccattgctaaaaaaaaaaacttatatttcATCTGGATGACCATAGGTTACTTGATCTGAATTccaaatgagttgtgaactcctgcctataaaggcgattctttgatctacataggtgaaaGCGGTTAgttttgccaactcaatatgcctaacattttgaagatttgtttgattgaggagttgggaacatagctacacaataAGAAATTAACTTcttctctatagttagagtaagtagagaaattttcctcttaatggctgattctggggtttgAATAATGttgtgccacaccctctcctagcctgagaggggtttggttatagttggactataacttgttgttcattagaggaatcagtggtacattAGGAGTTAGATTTAATTACAtgagcaaaacgataattttggcccagttgtacttacaagcaatttatgaagggtcaacacaccattgattggttatattcaatagacatagaaatatatttgtagtgcgaacaGTGCAGctgccggtctttagtggagtgatcgacagttaatgaaagttgattaatttaattaaagagtttaattaattgatcaagTACAATTgatgcttcaatctataggtctataaggtcccctcggtagcacaattgagattaatgagaatcaaattgattttaaattaatttaaataactcAAATTAATATAGggaatcatataattaatataaaattaattatatgtgatataattaatataatgtatatgatatattataatatgaaatttttacttgaaaaatataaatatttgaatatgattcgaatattaacattcatataaatactataggttacatttaatatgaatttgattcatattaaatattataggttAACTGAGAGAATGTTAAACTATGGGtaatattatatgtgatataatataaactataccttatatgttttattagatataatatatagttttaatatatatatatatacttaattaatttaaaaatgggttttaaaattaattggtaTCTGGGATATTATTCTTCTTCCTTCATTGGAATGTTGAAGACAGATGCAAGCTCTCTCAGAAAATCTCTCTGAAAACTTTTGAAGGACTGTGAGATCCATAGCGAAAACGGGGATtgttcctaattttaatttcacaaaatataaaattacagagaacaaacaaaaatattcattttcgatcagttacaacatgctaataaaaaaattggagaagaaaTAGGGTTTAGCcatactaacccttgaagaaacAATCTTCACGTAATTCCTCTTTTTCACGAACTATCATGATCTCACGAAGAAAGAACCAAAATAAGTAAACCAATGTGGATACCACAACAAAATTGTCCTTTGTAGTCTCCTTAAGGTAGGGTGAGAGTAtacaagaggtgtgggctttgcaGATTTTTGGGTGAGGGAGAAAAATCTTTTGAGAGGAAGTTTTTCTGGGAGACCGTATATTTATctttaaaaggaaaaactagAGAGCCCTCTTCGTAAAAGGCAACAGGAAGAAAAAGATCTTAAAGCTCCCACCACCATATATCTATCTGAAGAGAGAAAACAAGGgtaaggagttataactctctccttaataaaatttaaaataatttaataaaaacttaataaatttttttataaattatatatatatatatatatatgataactaccttatcatatagtatatattaaactatatattatattgaatataacacataacctatagttttttgtatcaaatacaataaaatctataatttaaattctctcaatcaatcatggtatttaatataaattaaatttatactaaatttaattatatgaatccaatctataaaattagtatttgaatcatattcaaatatttaattcctctaaaaataaactttatattttaatgtatcaaatacattatattaattatattatatataattaatttaaattaattatatcatatatactcaattccttaattaatttaaaccattcaaattaattcattagTTCTCAATAATCCAaattgagctatagaggggacattatggacttgtagattgaagctccaatggtacttgaataattaattaaacccctttaattaaatcacttaacattcattaactgccgatcactctactaaagaccgacaattgcaatGTTCGCACTACAgacatatttttgtgtccattagatataaccagttaacagggtgatgactcttcacaaattgctcgtaagtacaatcgGACCAAAATTAACGTTTTGCCCCTGCAGTTAAATCTAACTCCTTATTTAACACTAATCTCTATAATCAAGAGTAAGTCAAAGtttaactatgaccaaaccctctcatgccaagagagagtgtggtgccacattgttcaagtcccggaattagcccttataggagcaatttatctacttcccAACATCAGGGAATGAATaaattttatcttgtgtagttgtgttctcagctccttaattagacaaatccctaaaatgataggcttattgagtcagtgatctaaccactctcactcatacaaattaatggactgccttcataggtaggaattCACAAcccactcaagattcaggtcatgtcacctatagtcatcctagtaaaatgtaagtctctattactAATTGCTCTCTATTATTAATAGCATTGTATAATAAAACTATTCATTTAGTGgcccgatcttatacaaacccctttgtatagaacacctccgCTCACATTTCTCTATATGAATAATcgggatcatatcatttgtagcactttacaacagttgtaacatctacaaaacgggttgtattcataatgtcaccaggataaggtacccagccttatccacgtacgacagaccatttaggttatcacttaaacacaatcTATTCATATGTCTTTATATACATGTTTGTGTTGCATAAAGTAACattggatgtttgtttattggttttctGAGTtcatgctactaaatgtcgaataaaataccttaaatcttaataaataaataaatcttttttacattacaattacaaactataggatctacgagatttaggacatcaacccaatagtctcccacttgtcctaaagctagtgaattgtacatcataaaagtcataataatataaagtacacaaaacaagaaactagggcataatatgCGCCTAGTACAAAATATTCCACTTGCCATAGTCTAGATATGgcatatcccgtagacccaCACTCTACAGGTGGCactcaaacaccttagtcatgagggcctttgtaaatggatcaacaacgttatgtgccgaagctatctgcatgatgatcacgtcccctcgatgcacaatctctcgaataaGATGATATTTCCGCTTTATGTACTTCCTGCGTTTGTAACTCCTAAGCTCTCGAGAATTAGTTACAATaacactattatcacaataaaagatGATGGACTTAGACATGTCTGAaaccacttccagatcagtcaggaacttcttgTGCCACACAACTTCCTTAGCAATTTCACAAACTACATAATTAGCCTCTATAGTGGAGTCAGGAAACCCTTGGTTGGTACTTCTCCAGACTACTGCTTctctattaagagtgaacactaatcctgatgtggatttcctagaatcttcagtttggaaatcagagtttgtgtatcctgtaaagatcaaatccttaaaaccatacacgagcatgtaatccctcattctctgaagatatttgaggatgttctCAACGGTGATCCAGTGattaaatcttggattagactgatatctactgactatccccatcggatagcagatgttaggtctagtacataacatcgcatacatcaaactaccaacaaTAGAGGCATAGGGGattcatctcatttcctcaacctcttgatgtgttttaggacactgttccttagacaaaataactccATGCTTGAAAAGGAGAAAATCTTTCATGGAGTTCTGCATTGAAAACTTCATAAGCAACTTaccaatgtacgatgcctaagatagGGCCAACGTTCTGTTCTtccgatctctaaagatctgaatgcttAGAAAAAATTgcgcctctctcaaatctttcatttggagttGGGTTGCTAGCAAATTTTTCATTTCAGTCAATAGACCTACGTCATTcacaatgagtaggatatcgtctacatataaaacaagaaaagctactgaactgttgatgattctcttgtaaatacaaggctcatcaacattctgattaaagctataagatttgaccgcagtatcaaatcttatattccaagactgagaagcttgtttcaatccataaatggatcgattaagcttgcaaactttttgctcttgactttaggttatgaatccctcaggttgctcCATATATATGGTCTTCTTTGATGTCCATTTACCAAATCTCAATAATCATAAAATGAGGCAATGGATGGAGTATTCGGATAGATTTCAACATggtaacaggtgagaaagtctcatCATAGTCGATCccttcaacttgggtataactctatgccacaagtctagccttgaaggtttgtaccttcccatcagtgccccattttctcttgtagattcatttttaacatataggtttaaccccatcaggttgatttacaagatctCAAACTGAATTTAAGTACATATACTCCGTTTTGAGattcatagctttgatccattcatccttgtaaacatcttccattgctttcttgtaagacaatggatcctcaacatttATGTCAGCTACGATAGcaaggatttcagttaaactcatgGCGAATAGGCGGATTCCAAACtctcccattacgtcgaggctCCTTCGACTTTTGAGGttgatttgacctactagatgaaccaactttaacaactcttgttgagctATTGgtttcttcaacaactcttgttgaaggttgaGTAGTTTCACTAGAACACTATCTTACTATGGGGCATATGCTTTCTTATGGTCCTCATCTAAAAATATAGCATTTGTCTATagaaacactttattatcttcaaaattgtagaagtaaccacctcttgtttctttagggtaacATACAAATAGACaaaattttgaacgaggttccaacttcttaggatttgtctcAAGCAcgtgtgttgggcaaccccaaatcctaaaatggtgtaaactatctttacgaccattccataatttcaaaggtgttccagtaacacttttggaaggaatgtagttcaaaatgtaagttgCAGCCTGTACTGCATCTTAACtatgagtcaggtaaggaagcataactcatcatagaccaaatcatgtccaaaaggttcgatttctcctttctgatacaccattctactgaggtataccaggtgctgagagttgggataaaattccatattctatcaaataatctTTGAATTTgagatccatatactctccacctttATGAGATCGAAATGTttgaattgttttatttaatgcatttttcaGGTTCGACCTTGTGCTCCTTGAACCTTTCAAAGGTTTCAGAcatatgttgcattaaataaacatatccttatctagaataatcattagtgatgaaatattcaaatcgtCCTCTtaccttaacattcatcgaaccacagaggtctgaatgtacaagttctaagggttctttggttctTTGACCTTTTTCAATAAAGGATCCTTTAGTAAtttttgaaggaactcgtttttaAAGAGATCTATGAGTAAAAGCGGatcatccaaatttcatttggaTTGAAAAACACGaatttacaataaacatacagattatgcattctaagtaaaattacaacatgcttttttaaacaagaaatagggttcaagagattatacctttgaagaacacttcttctcgtAAAACCCTCGAACTATCAGAACTCTACAAACAACAATAGAatttgaagaccctcttcaagaatCACGAACCAAAATTATGAAGACATTACCACATggagtccttggtattctcaagatGAGAACCTAGAAGTGGTAAGCTCTGACTATTTTTATTTGGAGGGTGTTGAGTTTTGTGGAGGAATAATATTGAAGAAGGTTTCAATCGTATAGCAAAGTTttcaatcgtttagtctcttttttttcctatagatcttttgggaagaagaagaaaactattttctttttattccttttgccaTAAAAAAACCAATTAACCACCAACTAAAatggttagagagaaaataatatttattattcaaaataataaaataataaaaataaatatgataaccatcttatcatgttatatttataactgatagttttaatattgtatcatatataatataaactatagt
Proteins encoded in this region:
- the LOC120081934 gene encoding MLP-like protein 31; translated protein: MSLQRKLEGDIEIEASASKFHELLHKRLHHVPKASGDKVQSCELHEGDWGKVGSIVYWNYFLDGKAKVGKHVIEAIDEEKNLMKFKEIEGDLLKIYKSFNYTIQAIPKGKGSVVHWTMEYEKLHENIPDSHSLLELCLAIAKDISDHIQKGN